One window of uncultured Trichococcus sp. genomic DNA carries:
- a CDS encoding hydroxymethylglutaryl-CoA reductase, degradative, with product MEHKMESKYLQKFYDKTPAERITALQSAGVLDEEATAKLQEGLTLPQEIADNMIENQLSTYELPYGVALNFLIDGKEYAVPMAIEEPSVIAAASAGAKIIAKAGGFRTTIQKRLMIGQVAMKNITDSSVAEQLILSHQDEILKVANAAHPSIVKRGGGARRVSVRCLAADAGEGIPAFLVVHLHVETLEAMGANIINTMMEGVIPYLESLTGGEALMGILTNYATDCLATAECRIPAALLAKGAFSGDEVRDRLIEAFQFAYIDPYRAVTNNKGIMNGIDAIVLASGNDWRAISAGAHAYASRSGQYRSLTTWKKAENGDLLGSLTLPLPVGAVGGSINFHPAAKMTKKILGYRSASELESIIASVGLAQNFSAIKALVTEGIQKGHMGLHSRSLAISAGAAGDEIEQLSERLKGEKNMNLATAQALLAQIRKR from the coding sequence ATGGAGCATAAAATGGAATCCAAATATCTTCAGAAATTTTACGATAAAACCCCAGCCGAAAGGATCACTGCCTTACAGTCGGCCGGCGTACTGGATGAAGAAGCTACAGCAAAGCTTCAGGAAGGATTAACGTTACCGCAGGAAATCGCCGACAACATGATCGAAAACCAATTGAGCACTTACGAGTTGCCATACGGTGTCGCCTTGAACTTTCTGATTGACGGAAAAGAGTATGCCGTCCCGATGGCCATCGAAGAGCCTTCCGTCATCGCTGCGGCCAGCGCCGGCGCGAAAATCATCGCCAAGGCGGGCGGATTCCGTACGACGATCCAGAAACGGCTCATGATCGGCCAAGTAGCCATGAAAAACATCACGGACAGCAGTGTTGCCGAACAGCTGATCCTTTCGCATCAGGATGAGATCCTGAAGGTGGCCAATGCTGCCCACCCTTCCATCGTGAAGCGTGGCGGCGGTGCCCGTCGCGTCAGCGTAAGGTGTTTGGCTGCCGATGCTGGCGAAGGGATACCGGCGTTCCTTGTCGTCCATCTCCATGTCGAAACGTTGGAGGCGATGGGGGCCAACATCATCAATACGATGATGGAAGGCGTCATCCCTTACCTGGAGAGTTTGACCGGCGGCGAAGCTTTGATGGGAATCCTGACCAATTATGCGACCGACTGCTTGGCTACTGCCGAGTGCCGGATACCGGCTGCACTTCTGGCCAAAGGCGCGTTCTCCGGTGATGAAGTACGCGACCGGTTGATCGAAGCCTTTCAGTTTGCCTACATCGATCCTTATCGCGCCGTCACCAACAACAAAGGCATCATGAACGGCATCGATGCTATCGTGCTGGCATCCGGAAACGATTGGCGCGCCATTTCCGCCGGAGCGCATGCCTATGCCTCCCGCAGCGGACAGTACCGTTCGCTGACAACCTGGAAAAAAGCGGAAAACGGGGATCTGCTCGGGAGCCTTACCTTGCCGTTGCCGGTTGGAGCTGTGGGCGGTTCCATCAACTTCCACCCTGCTGCGAAAATGACTAAAAAAATCCTCGGCTACCGTTCAGCATCCGAACTGGAGTCCATCATCGCATCGGTCGGGCTGGCGCAAAACTTCTCCGCTATCAAAGCACTGGTGACGGAAGGCATCCAAAAAGGACATATGGGTCTGCATTCGCGTTCACTGGCGATCAGCGCTGGCGCGGCCGGAGATGAAATCGAACAGCTGTCCGAACGGTTGAAGGGGGAAAAAAATATGAATCTGGCGACGGCGCAAGCACTTTTGGCGCAAATCCGCAAAAGATGA
- a CDS encoding hydroxymethylglutaryl-CoA synthase yields the protein MKIGIDKIGFYAPHFFVDMEKLAEARGVDPAKYTIGIGQEKMAVAPITQDAVTLAANAALRIVDEDDLAKIDLVIFGTESGIDNSKSGAVYVHDLLGIQEHARCIELKQACYGATAGIQLAKGHVALNPESRVLVLGSDISRYGIGTAGEVTQGAGAVAMIISADPRILALENESSYLTADVMDFWRPIYSETAFVDGKYSNEQYISFFVNVWEDFKAKYGATLADFEAICFHLPYTKMGMKALREVLDEGSEADRERLLAHYQTSTIYNRIVGNIYTGSLYLSLLSLLELSDDLKAGDKIGLFSYGSGAVGEFFSATLQDGFKEALAAAEHGKMFAGREEVTVKEYEEIFSRVLPVDGSSIELDVDADPATICIEGMDYNKRIYLNKTR from the coding sequence GTGAAGATTGGGATAGATAAGATTGGCTTTTATGCGCCGCACTTCTTTGTGGATATGGAAAAATTGGCGGAGGCCAGAGGAGTGGATCCGGCCAAGTATACGATCGGCATCGGGCAAGAAAAGATGGCTGTCGCGCCCATAACGCAGGACGCCGTTACACTTGCCGCGAATGCCGCTTTACGGATCGTTGATGAGGATGATCTGGCGAAAATAGACCTGGTCATTTTCGGAACGGAATCCGGAATCGACAATTCGAAATCAGGGGCCGTCTACGTACACGACCTGCTTGGGATCCAGGAACATGCCCGTTGCATCGAATTGAAGCAGGCTTGCTACGGAGCGACTGCCGGCATCCAATTAGCGAAAGGGCATGTCGCTCTGAATCCGGAAAGCCGGGTATTGGTGCTCGGTTCGGACATTTCCCGCTACGGAATCGGCACGGCTGGTGAAGTGACACAAGGTGCCGGCGCAGTCGCCATGATCATCAGCGCAGATCCGCGCATCCTTGCGCTGGAGAATGAAAGCAGCTATCTGACCGCCGATGTGATGGATTTTTGGAGACCCATCTACTCGGAAACGGCTTTCGTCGACGGTAAATATTCAAATGAGCAGTACATTTCGTTCTTCGTGAACGTTTGGGAAGACTTCAAAGCGAAATACGGAGCAACATTGGCTGACTTCGAAGCGATCTGTTTCCATCTGCCCTATACGAAAATGGGCATGAAAGCTCTGCGCGAAGTGCTCGATGAAGGTTCCGAGGCGGACCGTGAACGTCTGTTGGCGCATTACCAAACCAGCACTATCTACAACAGAATCGTCGGCAACATCTATACGGGGTCATTGTATCTGAGCCTGCTGTCCTTGCTGGAACTTTCCGACGACCTGAAAGCGGGCGACAAAATCGGTCTCTTCAGTTACGGATCCGGAGCGGTCGGCGAGTTCTTCTCAGCCACGCTGCAGGACGGATTCAAGGAGGCTTTGGCCGCCGCTGAACACGGGAAAATGTTCGCCGGACGCGAAGAAGTTACCGTCAAAGAATATGAAGAGATTTTTTCCCGCGTTCTGCCTGTCGATGGTTCAAGCATCGAACTGGATGTGGACGCAGACCCTGCAACCATCTGCATCGAAGGGATGGATTACAACAAACGCATCTATCTGAATAAAACACGTTGA
- a CDS encoding acetyl-CoA C-acetyltransferase, with protein MEEVVIVSAARTPIGSFGGSLKNCTAVDLGKTATEAALNRAGLSPEEVDSVIFGNVLQAGIGQNTARQIAVAAGIPYEKTAMTINEVCGSGLKAIILASQAIRLGDARTIVVGGTESMSQAPYLLPNQRWGSKLGDINAIDSLVHDGLTDAFDQQHMGITAETVAERFQVSREEQDAFALRSQQKAATAQAAGYFKQEIAPVILMDRKNQQTVVAEDEYIRKDATIESLGKLKPAFQKNGTVTAGNASGINDGAAALVLMPKSEAEAKGIPYLATIKGYAETGIDPAIMGYAPYYAIKHVLEKTGLHTDDIDLFELNEAFASQSIAVTRDLGLPEEKVNISGGAIALGHPIGASGSRILVTLLHALERTDTKIGLASLCIGGGMGIAMIVERP; from the coding sequence ATGGAAGAAGTCGTAATTGTCAGTGCTGCCAGAACCCCCATCGGTTCATTCGGAGGCAGCCTCAAAAATTGTACCGCAGTGGATCTGGGAAAAACAGCAACTGAAGCTGCGCTGAATCGTGCCGGCTTATCCCCAGAAGAAGTGGATTCCGTCATTTTCGGGAACGTCCTGCAGGCAGGCATCGGCCAGAACACGGCGCGGCAAATCGCAGTCGCTGCCGGGATCCCCTATGAAAAAACAGCCATGACGATCAACGAAGTCTGCGGCTCCGGATTGAAAGCGATCATCCTCGCGAGCCAAGCCATCCGTCTGGGCGATGCCCGAACAATAGTCGTCGGAGGAACCGAAAGCATGTCGCAAGCCCCCTATCTTTTGCCGAACCAACGCTGGGGAAGCAAACTCGGCGATATCAATGCCATCGACAGCCTCGTGCACGACGGCCTGACGGATGCCTTCGATCAGCAGCACATGGGCATCACCGCTGAAACGGTGGCGGAAAGATTCCAAGTTAGCCGCGAAGAGCAGGACGCTTTCGCATTACGTTCGCAACAGAAAGCTGCAACCGCGCAGGCTGCGGGCTACTTCAAGCAAGAAATCGCGCCGGTCATTCTCATGGACCGCAAGAACCAGCAGACGGTCGTGGCCGAGGATGAATATATCCGCAAAGATGCCACCATCGAGAGCTTGGGCAAATTAAAACCGGCCTTCCAGAAGAACGGCACAGTGACCGCCGGGAATGCATCCGGGATCAATGACGGAGCGGCCGCCTTGGTGCTGATGCCGAAGTCGGAGGCCGAAGCGAAAGGCATCCCTTATCTGGCCACAATCAAAGGTTATGCCGAAACCGGGATCGACCCTGCCATCATGGGTTATGCGCCTTACTACGCCATCAAGCACGTTTTGGAAAAAACCGGGCTGCATACAGATGATATCGATCTTTTCGAATTGAACGAAGCGTTCGCCTCCCAGAGCATCGCCGTAACCAGGGATTTGGGCTTACCCGAGGAAAAAGTCAACATCAGCGGCGGCGCCATCGCCCTGGGCCATCCCATCGGCGCATCCGGATCGCGGATTTTGGTGACGTTGCTGCATGCACTGGAACGCACCGATACGAAAATCGGCCTCGCCTCCCTTTGCATCGGTGGCGGAATGGGCATCGCCATGATTGTGGAGCGTCCTTGA
- the thrC gene encoding threonine synthase: MTTYHSTRNAEKTLTASQAILQGIAPDGGLYVPDHIPALDIALDRLADMTYQELAYEVMKNFFDDFTEEELKHCVNAAYDDKFDDSSIVPLVKAGGHHYLELFHGPTIAFKDMALSILPHLLTTSAKKNGSTKEIVILTATSGDTGKAALVGFADVPNTRIIVFYPKNGVSAIQEKQMVTQKGDNTFVVAIDGNFDDAQTNVKNMFGNADLAARLHAAGFQFSSANSINIGRLIPQVVYYVYAYGQMVKQGAIAAGEPMNVVVPTGNFGNILAAYFAKQMGLPIQKLIIASNENKVLVDFFATGAYDRNRDFILTTSPSMDILVSSNLERLLYLMADESTAAVQTFMDQLKEIGRYEVTEAMQEKAKDFYADYATEEEVSAQLAALYHAEGYVIDPHTAVAAHVANTYVAETDDHTPIIIASTASPYKFPQAVLNAIDPEFSDDSMEEMLDRLRELSGVAFPAAIEELLHAEVRHNTVVASDEMQKSVESILGLN; the protein is encoded by the coding sequence GTGACGACCTATCATAGCACACGAAATGCAGAAAAAACACTGACGGCTTCACAAGCAATATTACAAGGGATAGCGCCAGATGGCGGATTGTACGTACCCGATCACATTCCGGCTCTGGACATCGCGTTGGATCGCCTGGCCGACATGACTTACCAAGAATTAGCCTACGAAGTGATGAAAAACTTTTTTGACGACTTCACTGAAGAAGAATTGAAACATTGCGTCAACGCAGCCTATGATGACAAATTTGACGATTCCAGCATCGTCCCGTTGGTGAAAGCCGGCGGACACCACTACCTGGAATTGTTCCATGGCCCGACCATCGCCTTCAAGGATATGGCCCTTTCCATTTTGCCGCACTTGTTGACGACTTCAGCCAAGAAGAACGGCAGCACGAAAGAAATCGTGATCCTGACAGCTACTTCCGGCGATACCGGAAAAGCGGCTTTGGTCGGATTTGCGGATGTGCCGAACACACGCATCATCGTCTTCTATCCTAAGAACGGCGTCAGCGCCATCCAGGAAAAACAGATGGTGACGCAAAAAGGCGACAACACATTTGTTGTGGCAATCGACGGAAACTTCGATGACGCACAGACGAATGTCAAAAACATGTTCGGAAACGCAGATTTGGCAGCACGGTTGCACGCAGCAGGATTCCAATTCTCCTCAGCCAATTCAATCAATATCGGACGCCTGATCCCGCAGGTGGTCTATTACGTTTATGCTTACGGCCAAATGGTGAAACAAGGCGCTATCGCTGCCGGCGAACCGATGAACGTCGTTGTCCCTACCGGCAACTTCGGTAACATCCTGGCTGCCTACTTCGCGAAACAAATGGGCTTGCCGATCCAAAAACTGATCATCGCTTCAAACGAAAACAAGGTCCTGGTCGATTTCTTCGCTACCGGTGCTTACGACCGTAACCGCGACTTCATTTTGACGACATCCCCATCGATGGATATCCTGGTTTCCAGCAATCTGGAACGCCTGCTGTATCTGATGGCCGATGAAAGCACGGCGGCTGTCCAAACTTTCATGGACCAATTGAAGGAAATCGGCCGCTACGAAGTGACGGAAGCGATGCAGGAAAAAGCGAAGGACTTCTACGCGGACTACGCGACTGAAGAGGAAGTCAGTGCTCAGCTTGCTGCGCTTTATCATGCTGAAGGCTATGTCATCGACCCGCACACAGCTGTGGCGGCGCATGTTGCCAACACTTATGTAGCCGAAACCGATGATCACACACCAATCATCATCGCGTCGACTGCCAGCCCGTATAAATTCCCGCAAGCCGTCCTGAATGCCATCGATCCTGAGTTTTCGGATGATTCCATGGAAGAAATGTTGGACCGCCTAAGAGAATTGAGCGGCGTCGCTTTCCCTGCGGCAATCGAAGAATTATTGCATGCGGAAGTTCGCCACAACACCGTTGTCGCTTCCGATGAAATGCAGAAGAGCGTCGAGTCCATCCTGGGCTTGAACTGA
- a CDS encoding YaiI/YqxD family protein, producing MNILIDGDACPVKDIIIEEAIKREIPVTIVTSFAHYSNAPHPPGVKTVYVDSGADAADFKIIQLAHRGDLLVTQDYGLASLALPKGLTVLHHKGFAYDNSNMERLLEDRYMSAMVRKSGKRTKGPKPFTDADRHKFRKLLISKLQET from the coding sequence ATGAATATACTGATCGACGGGGATGCTTGTCCCGTAAAAGACATCATCATCGAAGAAGCCATCAAACGCGAAATACCGGTCACGATCGTCACCAGCTTTGCCCACTACTCCAATGCGCCCCACCCGCCCGGAGTGAAGACGGTCTACGTCGATTCCGGTGCCGATGCAGCTGATTTCAAAATCATCCAGCTCGCGCACAGAGGCGATCTGCTGGTCACGCAGGACTACGGTTTGGCCTCACTCGCTTTGCCGAAAGGGCTGACCGTCCTCCATCACAAAGGCTTTGCCTACGACAACAGCAATATGGAACGGCTGCTTGAGGACCGCTATATGAGCGCGATGGTCCGTAAAAGCGGCAAACGCACAAAAGGTCCGAAGCCATTCACGGACGCGGATCGGCACAAGTTCCGGAAACTGCTCATTTCCAAGCTGCAAGAAACCTAA
- a CDS encoding HD domain-containing protein → MRNEIIIEDVKHIVADKLRNEATGHDWWHTLRVYNTSMDIAEAEGKGDRLIIGLAALLHDVADHKFGYTDDDREAIITDILRPFELNDSVIEQVIYIVNNLSFKGGKNKHVLETLEGRIVQDADRLDAIGAIGIARAFAYGGHKDRPLYDPEHSGDPDSDTIGHFHEKLLLLKDGMHTEAGKEKALARHERMEQFLKDFHSEWEGH, encoded by the coding sequence ATGCGCAATGAAATCATTATCGAAGATGTGAAACATATCGTCGCGGACAAGTTGAGAAACGAAGCTACGGGGCATGATTGGTGGCACACGTTGCGGGTCTACAACACGTCCATGGACATCGCCGAAGCGGAGGGAAAAGGCGATCGCCTCATTATCGGCTTGGCGGCCCTTTTGCATGATGTCGCCGACCATAAATTCGGCTACACTGATGACGACCGCGAAGCCATCATCACCGACATCCTCAGGCCTTTCGAACTGAACGACTCCGTCATCGAGCAGGTCATCTATATCGTGAACAACCTTTCCTTCAAAGGAGGGAAAAACAAGCATGTGCTGGAAACGCTCGAAGGCCGGATCGTTCAGGACGCTGACCGTCTGGATGCCATCGGTGCGATCGGCATCGCCCGCGCTTTCGCTTACGGAGGGCATAAAGACCGGCCGCTTTACGATCCCGAACACAGCGGCGATCCGGACAGCGATACGATCGGCCACTTCCACGAAAAACTGCTCCTTTTGAAGGACGGCATGCACACGGAAGCAGGCAAGGAAAAGGCGCTCGCCCGCCACGAGCGGATGGAACAATTCCTGAAGGATTTCCATTCCGAGTGGGAAGGCCACTGA
- a CDS encoding iron-containing alcohol dehydrogenase, which produces MSLSAEIMDFEFYNPVRIAFGRDQVKKIDKFVPKDAKVLITYGGGSAKRSGTFDRIVEALGDREWGEFGGIPANPVFEYLMDAVEKIKTEGYTFLVAVGGGSVIDGTKFIAAASLFEGDPIDIFASGVGKGLPVEKAMPFGTVLTIPATSSEMNPITVVSFEELQAKVSIKNENLFPAFSILEPELTYTLPKRQLANGLSDSFVHVMENYLTYPVGAKLQDRWSEGILHTFIEIGQEVLADEEIDYNTRANFMWTVTNGFNGFTASGVPGDWSSHALGYEITALNGTDHARTLSVILPATMKVRKKEKWDKLLQYAERVWGADSGDEEARIDFGIQKTEEFFRSLEMPIRFSEIGIEETDIDYMVEQLEVHKRDRLSERADQTLDISRKIYEMAL; this is translated from the coding sequence ATGTCACTGTCAGCTGAAATCATGGATTTTGAATTTTATAACCCCGTCCGAATCGCATTCGGACGGGACCAGGTCAAAAAAATCGACAAGTTTGTGCCTAAAGATGCAAAAGTACTGATCACCTACGGAGGCGGCAGCGCCAAGCGCTCCGGCACCTTCGACCGTATCGTGGAGGCGCTGGGCGACAGAGAATGGGGCGAGTTCGGCGGCATTCCGGCGAATCCGGTCTTTGAATACCTGATGGATGCTGTCGAGAAGATCAAAACGGAAGGGTACACCTTCCTCGTCGCTGTGGGCGGCGGATCGGTCATCGACGGCACGAAATTCATCGCGGCCGCAAGCCTGTTTGAAGGAGACCCGATCGATATCTTCGCAAGCGGCGTCGGCAAAGGGCTGCCGGTCGAAAAGGCTATGCCTTTCGGGACGGTATTGACGATTCCCGCGACTTCTTCGGAAATGAACCCGATCACTGTCGTCAGTTTTGAGGAATTGCAGGCAAAGGTGAGTATCAAAAACGAGAACCTCTTTCCGGCATTTTCGATTCTGGAACCCGAATTGACTTACACGTTGCCGAAAAGGCAATTGGCGAACGGCCTCTCCGATTCCTTTGTCCATGTCATGGAGAACTATTTGACCTATCCTGTCGGTGCAAAGCTGCAGGATCGCTGGTCTGAAGGCATTTTGCATACTTTCATCGAAATCGGGCAGGAAGTCCTGGCGGATGAAGAGATTGATTACAACACGCGGGCAAATTTCATGTGGACTGTCACGAACGGCTTCAACGGATTCACAGCTTCCGGGGTGCCGGGGGACTGGTCCAGCCATGCCTTGGGCTATGAAATCACCGCATTGAACGGTACCGATCATGCCCGTACGCTTTCGGTCATCTTGCCTGCCACCATGAAGGTACGCAAAAAGGAAAAATGGGACAAGCTGCTCCAGTATGCAGAGCGCGTATGGGGCGCCGATTCCGGTGATGAAGAGGCACGGATCGATTTTGGCATCCAAAAAACTGAGGAATTCTTCCGTTCGTTGGAAATGCCGATCCGCTTCAGTGAAATCGGCATCGAAGAGACGGACATCGACTACATGGTTGAACAACTGGAAGTCCACAAGCGCGATCGCCTTTCGGAACGCGCTGACCAGACACTGGATATCAGCAGAAAAATCTACGAAATGGCACTGTGA
- a CDS encoding aspartate aminotransferase family protein, which yields MTGTTSVTETELRYQLPEIITAALPGEKAAAILARRSEAIPPSLTCVYPVAIAKAEGAIIEDVDGNRFLDWVGGVGVLNIGHRHPKVVEAVKEQENDYTHAMINILTSEKYIELAEKMNDIVPVKGFKKRTFFANSGAEAIENGVKVARAYTKRPNVIVFSGAFHGRTLLTTHMTAKKANSVGLGPFPDGIFRVDYPNLYRKPAYYTDDEAVAYYINRIKRAFDELTPASQVAAIVFEPVQGEGGFIPAPIEWVKAVRQICDENGIMMMTDEVQTGFGRTGKLFASSYYEEAGCAPDILCTAKSIAGGFPLSAIVARDEIVKGIGGGLIGGTFGGNSVSCAAALATIQVIEDENLCERSLELGAAYTARVEEWQQQYKEIDDVRGLGGMIGVEFIKDRLTKEPAPELVNALIQHCVQNGLIIENAGTYGNVVRFLAPLVMTDEQLEAGLAIFENAIDALCTKLA from the coding sequence ATGACAGGAACAACATCAGTAACAGAAACAGAATTGAGATACCAATTGCCGGAAATCATCACTGCGGCATTGCCGGGGGAAAAGGCAGCAGCCATTTTGGCACGGCGATCTGAAGCGATCCCTCCTTCTTTGACATGTGTCTACCCGGTTGCGATCGCGAAGGCAGAGGGCGCGATCATCGAGGACGTTGACGGTAACCGTTTTTTGGATTGGGTCGGAGGCGTAGGCGTTTTGAACATCGGCCACCGTCATCCGAAAGTCGTCGAAGCGGTCAAGGAGCAGGAGAACGATTATACCCATGCGATGATCAATATCCTTACGAGCGAAAAATATATCGAACTAGCTGAAAAGATGAACGATATCGTGCCGGTGAAGGGTTTCAAGAAGCGGACGTTCTTTGCGAACAGCGGAGCGGAAGCAATCGAGAACGGCGTAAAGGTGGCAAGAGCCTACACGAAACGACCAAACGTCATCGTCTTCTCTGGCGCATTCCATGGGCGTACGCTGCTGACGACGCACATGACGGCGAAGAAGGCCAATTCAGTCGGTTTAGGGCCGTTCCCGGATGGGATATTCCGTGTGGATTATCCAAATCTTTACCGCAAACCGGCCTACTACACGGATGATGAAGCAGTGGCCTACTACATCAACCGCATCAAACGCGCCTTTGATGAATTGACGCCGGCCAGCCAAGTCGCTGCCATCGTGTTCGAGCCGGTGCAAGGCGAGGGTGGCTTCATTCCGGCTCCGATCGAATGGGTCAAAGCTGTCCGTCAGATTTGTGATGAAAATGGCATCATGATGATGACCGATGAAGTGCAGACCGGATTCGGGCGCACGGGCAAACTGTTCGCATCTTCCTATTACGAAGAAGCCGGCTGTGCACCGGATATTCTGTGTACGGCAAAATCAATTGCAGGCGGGTTCCCGCTCAGCGCCATCGTTGCCCGTGACGAAATCGTCAAAGGCATTGGCGGCGGATTGATCGGCGGCACCTTCGGAGGCAATTCGGTATCCTGTGCTGCGGCACTTGCGACGATACAAGTCATCGAAGACGAAAACCTCTGCGAACGTTCATTGGAATTGGGTGCAGCTTACACTGCCCGCGTTGAGGAATGGCAACAGCAATACAAAGAAATCGACGATGTGCGCGGCTTGGGCGGCATGATCGGCGTCGAATTCATCAAAGACCGTTTGACTAAGGAACCTGCTCCGGAATTGGTGAATGCGTTGATCCAACATTGCGTTCAGAACGGCCTGATCATCGAAAATGCAGGCACCTACGGGAATGTGGTCCGTTTCCTGGCTCCGTTGGTCATGACGGATGAACAGTTGGAAGCCGGCCTTGCCATCTTTGAAAATGCGATCGATGCCTTGTGCACCAAGTTAGCCTAA
- a CDS encoding PLP-dependent aminotransferase family protein, which yields MVEWRLDQYRGMPLYQQLMQLIEEKIKAGDLVPGRALPAERKLAKELQVNRSTVIRALEELTTQGILIRKRGSGTFVNPNKWGMQTRPTINWRTSLTPDNLSVDTPYQRNVKQLLAQHRSREILDLGNGDLPKDLLPELKIPDISLGEMLHGEATFTKENRGITATRESVQKHLQTAYGMTVPLEEIFITSGTQQSLFLITQGLLKPGDAIGIEAPSYFYSLRLFQAAGLRIIPIPMDGEGMTVKGLQEASLQYPLKMIFLNPIFQNPTGTVMSPERKQAILDYCLLKRIPIVEDDAYGSFVFDETVDNRPLKSLDKRQQVLYLGSLSKFAGQHIRIGWMVGPAAIIRALADIRDQIDSGLSFLPQLLADHYLASEITDHLPIIVTALKERADKLQMWLRNKYGSEISFEPAKGGYHLYCRFPNKTDAEMDELLRDLLEEKVVVKEGIQFGDQKNAVRFSFGHFLERSGM from the coding sequence ATGGTGGAGTGGAGACTGGATCAGTATAGGGGCATGCCGCTCTATCAACAGCTTATGCAGCTGATCGAAGAGAAGATAAAAGCCGGCGATTTGGTCCCCGGCAGAGCCTTGCCAGCGGAACGCAAGCTTGCGAAGGAACTGCAGGTCAACCGGTCGACCGTCATCCGGGCACTGGAAGAGCTGACGACGCAGGGGATCCTCATCCGCAAAAGGGGCAGCGGAACGTTCGTGAATCCGAACAAATGGGGGATGCAGACAAGGCCCACCATCAATTGGCGGACTTCCTTGACGCCGGATAATCTTTCGGTGGACACTCCTTACCAAAGGAACGTCAAACAGCTGTTGGCGCAGCACCGATCGCGTGAAATCCTGGATTTAGGGAATGGGGATTTGCCGAAGGACCTCTTGCCCGAACTGAAGATTCCGGATATTTCGCTGGGGGAAATGTTGCACGGAGAAGCGACCTTCACCAAGGAGAACCGAGGGATCACAGCGACGAGGGAAAGTGTCCAAAAACACCTGCAGACTGCGTACGGGATGACTGTCCCACTGGAGGAAATCTTCATCACTTCGGGAACCCAACAATCATTGTTTTTGATTACGCAAGGGCTGTTGAAACCGGGCGATGCGATCGGCATCGAAGCCCCTTCTTATTTCTATTCTTTGCGATTATTTCAGGCTGCCGGTCTGCGGATCATTCCGATTCCGATGGATGGCGAGGGGATGACCGTCAAAGGGCTCCAGGAAGCTTCCTTGCAGTATCCTCTGAAGATGATTTTTCTGAATCCGATTTTCCAGAATCCGACAGGAACGGTCATGAGTCCGGAGCGGAAACAGGCCATCCTTGATTATTGTTTGCTGAAACGCATCCCGATTGTGGAGGATGATGCTTACGGCAGCTTTGTTTTTGATGAAACCGTCGATAACCGTCCGTTGAAGAGCCTGGATAAACGGCAACAAGTGCTGTATCTGGGGTCCTTGTCCAAATTTGCCGGCCAGCATATCCGCATCGGATGGATGGTTGGGCCAGCCGCCATTATCCGGGCATTGGCCGACATCCGCGATCAGATCGACTCCGGATTGAGCTTCTTGCCGCAACTGCTGGCAGACCATTATTTGGCGAGCGAAATCACTGACCATCTTCCGATCATCGTCACGGCTTTGAAGGAACGCGCCGACAAATTGCAGATGTGGCTCAGAAACAAATATGGATCGGAGATAAGTTTTGAGCCGGCAAAAGGCGGCTACCATCTTTATTGCCGCTTCCCGAACAAAACCGATGCCGAGATGGATGAACTGCTTCGTGATCTGTTGGAAGAAAAAGTGGTCGTGAAGGAAGGCATCCAATTCGGTGACCAAAAAAATGCGGTCCGTTTCAGTTTCGGCCATTTTCTGGAGCGGAGCGGGATGTAA